TGCGCTTGATCGTGACCCTAGACGGGGAAAACATTGTTGACTGTGAGCCAGTGTTGGGCTACTTGCACCGATCGATGGAGAAAATAGCCGAAAACAGAACGATCGTGCAGTATTTACCCTACGTGACGCGGTGGGACTACCTAGCGACGATGTTTACAGAAGCCATTACTGTCAATGCCCCTGAAAAACTGGCAGATGTACCAGTTCCCCGCCGTGCCAGCTACATTCGCATGATCATGCTGGAACTGAGCCGCATTGCCTCTCACCTGTTGTGGTTAGGGACATTCATTGCTGACATTGGTGCGCAAACCCCCTTCTTTTACGTCTTCCGCGAACGGGAAATGATCTATGACCTGTTTGAAGCAGCAACGGGGATGCGCATGATGCACAACTACTTCCGCATTGGCGGGGTAGCAGCAGACCTACCCTATGGTTGGGTGGACAAGTGTGAAGACTACTGCAAGTATCAACTAGAGAAAATTGACGAATATGAGCGTCTGATGACCAACAACCCCATTTTCCGCAAGCGGGTAGAGGGGGTAGGCAAGATTTCGCGGGAAGATGCCATTAACTGGGGCCTGTCGGGTCCGATGCTACGGGCATCAGGGGTAAAGTGGGATTTGCGTAAAGTAGACCACTACGAGTTGTACGATGAACTGGATTGGGAAGTACAGTGGGCAACCGAGGGAGATTGCCTAGCTCGTTATTTTGTGCGCGTGGGAGAAATGCGCCAGTCCTGCAAGATGATTCTGCAAGCCCTTAAGCAAATGCCAGGGGGTTCTTACGAAAACCTAGAGGCACAGAGAGTGCTGGGAGGACCCAAGAGTGAGTGGAACTCCATGGATTATCAATTTATCAGTAAGAAGCCCTCGCCCACGTTTAAGATTCCTGCAGGGGAGCACTATGTACGCGTAGAAGCACCTAAGGGAGAACTAGGTATTTATCTGATTGGGGAAAACAGCGTCTTTCCCTGGCGGTGGAAGATTCGCCCCCCTGGATTTATTAACCTGCAGGTACTACCCCAACTAGTAAGGGGGATGAAGGTTGCTGATATTATGGCAATTCTGGGCAGTGTGGACATCATTATGGGGGAGGTAGATAGATAGTGGAAGGGATTGACTTACAGCGTTCCTTTGTTGAGCTATTTTCCGGTTTAGGAATTGACCCTGAAGTAGCGCGGGTAATGTGGATGCCTTTACCTATGTTGGCAGTGGTAA
This region of Pseudanabaenaceae cyanobacterium SKYG29 genomic DNA includes:
- a CDS encoding NAD(P)H-quinone oxidoreductase subunit H, with the protein product MVMIETKAERMVINMGPHHPSMHGVLRLIVTLDGENIVDCEPVLGYLHRSMEKIAENRTIVQYLPYVTRWDYLATMFTEAITVNAPEKLADVPVPRRASYIRMIMLELSRIASHLLWLGTFIADIGAQTPFFYVFREREMIYDLFEAATGMRMMHNYFRIGGVAADLPYGWVDKCEDYCKYQLEKIDEYERLMTNNPIFRKRVEGVGKISREDAINWGLSGPMLRASGVKWDLRKVDHYELYDELDWEVQWATEGDCLARYFVRVGEMRQSCKMILQALKQMPGGSYENLEAQRVLGGPKSEWNSMDYQFISKKPSPTFKIPAGEHYVRVEAPKGELGIYLIGENSVFPWRWKIRPPGFINLQVLPQLVRGMKVADIMAILGSVDIIMGEVDR